A stretch of DNA from Arachis hypogaea cultivar Tifrunner chromosome 19, arahy.Tifrunner.gnm2.J5K5, whole genome shotgun sequence:
TTCACCGTATCAAAACACCTTTTTCTCTTTAGCAGGGCCTACTAAGACTGTTCAACATTCATCGTGGTAGATCAAGAAGCATTCTTTCTTAAATAACATATAAGCTTTGAAAATTGATAGTTACATGCCACCACATAACGTAGATTGATATGACATGTAAAGAAACATACCTCTTAGCTAACATCTACACTCACAAGTAGTTCTAAATGATTGTACCTAATCACCAGACTCTGGATTGTAACACGTAACAGTTTCTCAATTACTTTGAAAATTTAGTATATTCATAACTCAAACTGTACCTGGATATTATGAATGTACCAAAATTTCAGTCACTGATATTATGAAACTGAGATAGCAGGATACAATTCTGGTGCTTTagaaaattgtgatctctaatagcGTTTTGAGATCCTAGGCATTGTACACTTATGCTTCCTGTCATGGAAAAGCCTCAGTACAACAGCCGCAGTTTCTTCGATTGCTTTTTCAGTCACATCTGTAATTGATATTCTGGATTAGCATCCTGTTAAGTAATTGGAACCACAGTGTGTATTTTGAAACAGAGTTGAACTTTGTTACCAATAACTGGCCAAGAAGGATTCTGAGCAAAGAGCTTTCCTGCAAATTCAAGCTCCCCTCTAACATAATCCATATCAAAGTAATTAGTCCTTGATTCTGGAGTGAGCCCCATAGTTTTAGCCCTTGCTTTTCTAATACTCTGCAAGACAACTGGATTTATAGTCAAGCCAAAAACCTTCTTCTGATCCACCTGAAATAGAGTCCTTGGAATTTGAACACCCATCACTATTGGCACATTAGCCACCTTGTACCCCTTCTGAGCCAGATAAATGGACAAGGGCGTCTTCCCGGTTCGCGAAACTCCGGTGAGGACAATGTCAGCCTTGTCCAAATTCCCCGGGGAAGCCCCATCATCCTGCTTGATGGTGAATTCTACAGCTTCAATCCTGCGAAAGTAGTCGTCGGAGAGTGGGAAGCTCCTACCGGAGGCGCCGCGAGGGAGGCCGGAAGGAGAGACACCCAAATGAGAAGAAATGGCGTCAGTGATGGGACCCAAGACATCAGTGGAAGGCACACCCCACAAGTTGCAAGCTTGATTAGCAGATGAAGCCATGGATGGGTCAGCCAAAGTGTACACAAGCAAAGCACCCTCCTTTGCTGCTTGCTTTACTATCTCTAACAACTTCTCAGCATCATCAATCTGAAAATTATGAATCGCCAACGAATCATAACAAAATAATCATCAATTCTAACTTCTCAATCACACGTTTCCAAATCACAAACTCTTAATTCATTGTGTATCCAAAATTAATATATCAATCAACTAAAACCAAAACTTGAATTttataaattgattattataaaacCTAATTACCCCAGAAAACAAGTGGGTGTTGACGGGGCAGCCATGGTCGACCAAGCAGTAATAGAACTGCCCCAAAGCGGCGTTAACGCAGTGCTCGGCGGTCCAGCCGGTGCCGTCGGATACGATGTAGATGGTCTTAGAGGCCGTGCTTTCTGCGCCGCCATCGAGAGTGTCGGCGTAGTCTGAGTCGAGAGGGGGAGAAAACGGATGCGACGGAGGTGGTGGCGATGTAGCAGGAGTGGATTCCAGAGTCTGGGTTCGGGGAACCGGGCGGTCCAACTTTCGACCAGAACGTATGGAGCGGGCCCTGGACCAGCGGTTTAGCTGAGGGCTAACCCTGGGTCTGGTACGAGCAGGCGCTTTGGGTTCGGTTTG
This window harbors:
- the LOC112775371 gene encoding probable pyruvate, phosphate dikinase regulatory protein, chloroplastic — its product is MSVWQLCTNIHGVAPIRACNQTEPKAPARTRPRVSPQLNRWSRARSIRSGRKLDRPVPRTQTLESTPATSPPPPSHPFSPPLDSDYADTLDGGAESTASKTIYIVSDGTGWTAEHCVNAALGQFYYCLVDHGCPVNTHLFSGIDDAEKLLEIVKQAAKEGALLVYTLADPSMASSANQACNLWGVPSTDVLGPITDAISSHLGVSPSGLPRGASGRSFPLSDDYFRRIEAVEFTIKQDDGASPGNLDKADIVLTGVSRTGKTPLSIYLAQKGYKVANVPIVMGVQIPRTLFQVDQKKVFGLTINPVVLQSIRKARAKTMGLTPESRTNYFDMDYVRGELEFAGKLFAQNPSWPVIDVTEKAIEETAAVVLRLFHDRKHKCTMPRISKRY